AGTGATCGGAGCTtcgaaagaagaggaaaaagagaagccggaagctatttataccatgcaggttgaaggcagtatttatactatgcaggttgaaggcgccctcaacatcattgagggcgccctcaacattgaaggcgcctccatcaccttgaaggcgccgcagaccagtccgaggcgccttcaagggcattggaggcgcctcagacccagtcttCATGACCGTTTGCaatcggataaagctttatccggtcaaactgcttggaggcgccctcaaccctcttagaggcgccttcaacactcgcGATAAGATTTTCacgagctatataaaggcccctggagctagaaaattaatcaatcaactcagtattcaattcctagcaatagtttagagctttcagtgtgtaaaaggtctctccgccttcagagaagatctttctgagctttttcatcgtcttggattaacaaccccagggttgtaaccaagttaaattctctgtctcctctttatttctattagtttatttctttattattattgcatttttttatttgaaagaaacgaggagggtatttttattgtgcaggcaattcacccccctcttgctggccccaCTGCACCAACATATTCTACACGTTATTTCAACGATAAGTTCACTCAAAAGTTTTGCTCTTTAGATCTTCATCCTATTTCCTTGATcatctctcttcatcctctctttGTCGATTCATGATCCAAAGATATTATCAGGTGTGTATGTTGATTTGAAGTCAAATGAGATTGTTGCCTGCATGTTGTCCATAGTTTTGTTTTGACAACGTGCAAGTATTATCATTCAGGGCTCATCATTATCGTGTCTAGTCATGTGTTGCTTATGAGAGATTTCCTTGTTTATGTTTCAAGCTTAGCATAGATGCTTGAGGGGCAATGTTAAGACTTTTAAAGTTAATCGATTATTAGGTTTAGCAAATTTAGTCCCACAATGGTGCTTCTAGATTTAGGGTTTTATCATGTCTTATACACTTATAATTTTTATCCCATAATGAATGCCACATAATATCTTCCTTTCAAAGAAACTTAACAGATGCATACTTATTGTGCTTATTGTATATTATGCGAAAAGAACAATGCATGAATGAAACAATCCAAATACACAGTATCAAGAAAGAAGGGAAACTAAATATATACCTTATAATATGCCCACTGTTGCTGCCCATTATAAGAATCATAACAAAGAGGATGATCACTACAAAATGCAACCCTAGCTGTCGATATATATAACATTCCTATCACTGGACCTGTTGAAGTAGAAAGATAACAAGCATATACTTTCCGAAGCTGTTCTCCTGGAAAACATCCAAATGTTTGTTGGAAAACTTTGTCACTTCCACCTTCCGCAAAAACTTTGGTTGCTTGGGAAAGCCTAGTCAAGGCAGCATCTGTGATGTTAGGACTTGTTTTAACTGCCAAGAgcaaaggaagtaggaagatcaaTCTTCTATCCACATATTAAAGAAACGTGTATTGAACTTTCCAGATCAATTTAAAACTGCAATAATATAGTAGGCTAAGTGACTGATCTTGGATGCCACATATCTGTTGTAATACCTCAAAATGGGTTATCTTAAGCTTGAAAGATGGTGCTTCAAAATGTCGACACAATAGATATATGCTACACTCTAGAATTAACAAGATAAATGTACAACCCATCTTGAATGTCAGTTGAAGCTAGAGGTAGAAATAAACTTTGAGGTGGTCAGACATTGTTCTACATATTGCTTCAAGTAAGAAACATTAATCAAGCCATGATGGTTAAGTTTTGATATCTTATTAAAAACTTCTGCATGTTAGGACATACTACTAACTTCATAAATGTTTAATATCTAGGGCAGGTTATAAACTTTTctctttataaaaatttataataagtTAGAAATATATGATCAGACCTAACTTACCAGTACCATACTGAATATGAAAGTTGATCCTAAGGTAAGATTTTAACAGCTGAGTCTTGAGAGAAATTAcgtgaaaaattatagaaaagaaAGGTGTTAATATAGCGTAAATTGAAACAATTAAGAAGAGTACATAATGACAATAATGAAGACTTCAAGTAGATTAACCGAAGTGTTTCGTATAAAGATACGATTATATAAAAGATCAGCTCGAAGTGTATATATTTTTACATAGATGACTCACTAGACACATCCAATACATGTTACCATGATGCATATTGCTTGCAAATAACATTGTTTTGATCAATAATACAAATAAatgagtaaatgttaaactcaaaTCTTGGTGGGGAACAAGTAAAAGATTTTAGGGTTAGTaaaataaagacaaaatatataaaatttaagtttagtactattaaatataataatacaattgttaagatagaaaaTGTCGAGTTATTTACAACTGAAAGGCTTTTGCAAAAGGACAGAGGagttaattaagatattttacataGGATACAAGTAGAATGGTTGAAATGGAAGAGGATGCCAGCTGTTCTTTGTAATTGGAAGGTACCTTCAAagcttaaaagaaatttttacaaAACAATAGTTGGACATGTTTGTTATGTGGGGTTGAATGTGGGCTATGAATCGAGCACGCTAATAAAAGATGAGTCATAAAAATAAGGATGCTAAGGTAATTATGCGAATAaataataagaaatgagagcattaaataGAAAGCTGAGATTATGTCTATTAAGAAAACTCTAAGAGACATATTAAAATGGTATGAACATGTACTTACGCAACCAATAAATGTCCTAGTTAAGTGATGAGAGACCGTAACAAATACACATTAAATgtggaagaggaagaccaaagaaAACTTAATTAGCAATGATAAATATAGATAAGGATATAGTAGGTGATCAAGCTTAATATTGTTGAAAGATCTATATAGCCGATCTCATTTAGTGGACTAAAGGCTTGATTGTTATTGTGATTGTTGttgtaaacaaaaaaaaaaaatgattaaccaggctAGATAATGTCAATCCTGGGGTGCAAATACGCCGTACCTGAAAATCGAACTGTGTGTATCTAGGAGACAACTAAGCACTCTTACcactgtaccatatctaatatgaTGGTTGTCATATTTAAATTATGCATAGTATTTATGAATGGAGACATTACTTTCAAACTAGATTATCATCACTTAAGTTCAGCTACACCAAGTTTTGTAATTTAAATCAGTTTTTTTTCTGAATTAATCCAGTAACTCGttgataaataataattacaGATGATTATACATGTCAATATAAAATTTATAGTTTTGCTTAACTGCTCACTGCTCATTGCTCAACAAGTAGGAGGAAGAGAAAGTTAATCCTAGAATTTGTGTACAGGCACATTATGCAAAATGGTGGCTTTGGATGACACTGCTCTAATATGCAGAAAAAAAGGATTTCTCTATGGAAAAGAAGCATACGGTGCTGCCAGACATTTCCTGCAATTATGGCAGCCTTCCTGGTGTTGTCTTCCAATTTCCTTCCGCATCGATCCAGCACCATTAAGATCCTCTCAGTTGTGCCTGGAAAACATgatcaaaacaaaataaaaaacaaaattttatttaaaaaaaaatggttgaCAAATTTATACAAACTCTTGGTAGGAACAGGAGAAGCGTTCACATAAGGGTTAGAAGGAGAAAGGCCCAAGTGGAGATTGTTTCCCGGCCGACTATTGGAAGCACCAGGGATGGTATTGCTAGGGTAGTGCGCGGCAGGGGTTGTATCGTAACTGATGGGTACCCATCCAACGGCTGCTTGCTCATTGGGAGGAGCAGCGCTGTGCGGAGAAACTGGGGTTATCATCATGCAGTCCGGGCGGCGCGGCCTGCTGGCTCCCGAGGTTGCGCTGGCCCTTCGATGCGCCAAGTGGAAGAGGGGGGTTGCGTTGGTCCTTCGATGCGCCAAGTGGAAGAAGGATGGCGCCGTTTATACTTAAGCGACAAGGCTTGATAGGAAGGTCTTCAATGGACATGGATGAGAATGGACAGAGGAGAAACTGATTCGGTGCGCTTGCGGAAGAGCAATCGGAGAGCAGAAGAGATGCTGTTCGGCGTTGTGCCTACGCAAAATCGGTTTTGTGCCCGGGGAGGCGACCGAGTAATCCGACTCGAATccagtcaagtttgatttgatttgatttattagtctaagtttggttgggtgtaatataATAGAGTttgtaatgtaattaaatttgtaatataatataatataatcttaattacattagtacatttggtaatataatatatgtaattttttattacaagggtgattttatttttttatttagtgttcattattttttataaggaatgtaattcatattattataaaataataaaaatatcctgCGACTTTTATCGACGGACCGCCACACTTCTGTCTAATACAGATTATAAAACTTCACTACATTTTATAATCGagattacattatattacaaatttaaaattaaatcaaataaaataattaaccttataatataatcttaattacattACAATACCGCCTACACCCTATCAAACGTATCCCtagtatttataaataaaaaaatattaatatatttaaGTAGCTTTTTTTATATCAGGGTATAAAAAAATTCACGTAGTTC
This region of Zingiber officinale cultivar Zhangliang chromosome 9A, Zo_v1.1, whole genome shotgun sequence genomic DNA includes:
- the LOC122021477 gene encoding GEM-like protein 1; the protein is MMITPVSPHSAAPPNEQAAVGWVPISYDTTPAAHYPSNTIPGASNSRPGNNLHLGLSPSNPYVNASPVPTKSTTERILMVLDRCGRKLEDNTRKAAIIAGNVWQHLKTSPNITDAALTRLSQATKVFAEGGSDKVFQQTFGCFPGEQLRKVYACYLSTSTGPVIGMLYISTARVAFCSDHPLCYDSYNGQQQWAYYKVLLPLDQLKAINPSTHKSNPLEKYIQIVTNDSHEFWFMGFISYDKVLKHLQEALHQSPHITQRHNSYH